One genomic window of Heptranchias perlo isolate sHepPer1 chromosome 12, sHepPer1.hap1, whole genome shotgun sequence includes the following:
- the fibinb gene encoding fin bud initiation factor, with product MLGLNVFYVSLLCSLTQGFFTGPLHPEMSNGTFHHYFVPDGDYEENDDPEKCQMLFQVSDDRRCGIEADLETFLKEEMTIIKRQVEDAARVLEGVGKSIAYDLDGEDSYGNYLRREATQIGDAFTHSDRSLVELEMKFRQSQENEVREVNKINDEVVHMLYHTREILRETLEISSGLKDKHELLTLIVRSHGTRLSRLKNDYMRG from the coding sequence ATGCTGGGTCTGAACGTGTTCTATGTCAGCCTTCTGTGCTCCCTAACGCAGGGTTTTTTCACTGGACCCCTCCACCCGGAGATGTCTAATGGCACTTTTCATCACTACTTCGTACCGGATGGGGACTATGAAGAAAACGATGATCCCGAAAAGTGTCAAATGCTTTTTCAAGTTTCCGACGACCGACGTTGCGGGATTGAAGCCGACCTGGAGACTTTTCTGAAAGAGGAGATGACCATCATCAAGAGGCAAGTGGAGGACGCGGCGAGGGTGTTGGAAGGGGTCGGGAAAAGCATTGCCTACGACCTGGACGGGGAGGACAGCTATGGGAACTACCTGCGCAGGGAAGCCACGCAGATCGGAGATGCTTTCACTCACTCGGACCGTTCTCTGGTCGAGCTGGAGATGAAATTCCGACAGAGCCAAGAAAACGAGGTGAGGGAAGTGAACAAGATTAACGACGAGGTGGTGCACATGCTCTATCACACCAGAGAGATTCTGAGGGAGACACTAGAGATCTCGTCTGGGTTAAAAGATAAACACGAACTTCTCACCCTAATCGTCAGAAGTCATGGGACAAGGCTGAGCAGACTGAAGAATGATTATATGAGAGGCTAA